In Rhizobium sp. CIAT894, the genomic window GGTGCCACACACCTTACCCTTCTCGCATCTTTCCGCCATAGTGCCCCGCGAACCCCACAACACCGAGGAGAATCCCATGACCGTGCTGTCCGATGAACAAGGCGAAATCATCCGTGAGCTGGGCGTTGCCGCTGATATCGATCCCGAGCGTGAGATCGAGCGGCGAACCGAATTCCTCAAGGATTATCTCGTGGCGTCGGGCATGCGCGGCTATGTCCTCGGCATCAGCGGCGGCGTCGATTCGCTGACGGCGGCACTGATTGCCCAGAAGGCGGTGCGCGAACTGCGGGCCAGCGGCCATGCGGCGGAATTCATTGCCGTGCGGCTTCCCTACGGCATCCAGGCGGATGAGGCCGATGCGGCGAGGGCGCTTGAAACGATCGGTGCCGATCGCACGATGGTGGTCAACATCAAGGCGGCGGCGGATGCGATGCTGGCCGCCACTCGGAACGGCGGCCTCGCATTTGCCGATGCCGGCCGGCAGGATTTCATCCTCGGCAACATCAAGGCCCGCCAGCGCATGATCGCCCAGTTTGCGCTCGCCGGCGCGCTCGGCGGCCTGGTGATCGGCACCGACCACGCCGCCGAGGCGGTCATGGGCTTCTTCACCAAATTCGGCGATGGCGCCGCCGATATCCTGCCGCTCGCCGGCCTCAACAAGCGCCGCGTGCGCCTGCTCGCCAAGCGGCTCGGCGCTCCTGATGAGCTGGTGTTCAAGGTGCCCACCGCCGATCTCGAGGATCAGCGGCCACTGCGCCCCGACGAGGAGGCCTATGGTGTCAGCTACGACGAGATCGACGATTTCCTCGAAGGCAAGCCGGTCGGCGAGATCGCCCGCCGCCGCATCCTCGCCGCCTATCGGGCGACCGCCCACAAGCGCGCTCTGCCGGTGGCCGTCAACGCGCTCTGAGGGACACGCTCAGGGCTGCACCGGCGAACCCGTCCAGTCCGACGAGGCGAGATAGGCATTCGGCGCGAAATAGACACCGTCGACGTCGAAGGCCTGGAGATCTTCGGCGCGCAGCGCTTCGCGCACCTTCGGGCGTGCCGCCACGCGGGCCATGAAACCGTGCAGCGCCGGCCATTGCTTGAGATTGATCTGCGTCCAGGGCGACCAGTTCAGGCAGACGAAGAGATAGGCGTCCGCCACGGTGAAGGCCTCGCCGGTCAGATAGGGTCCGGCAAAACGGCCGCTCAGCCAGGAAAGCCGCTTTGCGACCTGGGCGCGGATCTGCGCATGCACGCTGGCATAAGCCGGCTCGAACAGCAGCACCATCGGCTTGTGCAGTTCGGCGGATATGAAATTCAGATAGGATTGCACCTCGTTGCGTCTGAGGTTGCCGACCTCGGGCAGCATCGCGGCGCCTTGCGGCACGCTGTCGGCGAGGAACTGCGCGATCGCCGGTCCCTCCGTCAGCACCTTGCCGTCGTCGAGCATCAGCGCCGGCACATAGCCGTTGCCGTTAATGGCGAGATAGTCCTTGCCGTCGCTCGTCCGTTGGGTTTCCCGGTCGACCTCGACGAGCTCGATGTCGAGCCCCAGCTCCCGGCAGACGATATGCGGTGAAAGCGAGCAGGCCGCGGCGTTCATATAGAGTTTCATGGCAATTTCCTCTCTCATGCAGGCGGTCGAAGCCGCCTGTTCGATATCATTGAACATCTGTACTGTTTCGCATAAAATAGACTTCGTCAAGAATTTAATGCGAAACGGTACAAAATATGAAGGATGAGAAGAAGCGCGGCCGCCCGAGGACTTTCGACGCCAAGGCAGCGCTCGGCAAGGCGCGGGATGTCTTCTGGGACCGGGGCTTCGCCGCCGCCTCGCTCGATAATCTGAGCGCGGCGACCAACCTCAACCGCCCGAGCCTCTACGGAGCCTTCGGCGACAAGGAGGATCTCTATCTCGATACGCTGGAAGGTTATCGGCAGGACGGCATGGATGCACTGGCCCAAGCGCTCGACCCGTCGCTGCCACTGCGCGACAATCTCGCCCGCGTCTATGAAAGCGCACTGGCGGTCTATCTACACGGTGAAACGGCCGCCCGCGGCTGTCTGCTGATCGGCACGGCGACCGTCGAAGCGGTCGAGCGTGAACGGGTGCGCGAGGTGCTCGGCCGCAGCCTCAGCGATTTCGACGGCGAGATCGAAAAGCGCATGCACCTTGCCGTGGAACGCGGCGAACTTGCCGAAGGCGCCGATCCGCAGATGCTGGCAAGGCTCGCCTCCGCCGTCATGCATTCGCTTGCGGTGCGCGCTCGGGCCGGCGACAGCCGTGAGGTGCTGGAGGCGATCGCCCGCTCAGGCGTCGAGCTGATCTGCGGGAACCGGCATGTTTGATGCCTTGGCGTCCCTCGGCCGCACGATCCAGGCATAGGCAGCGCCGGCCAGAAGCAGCAGCGACGTGCCGAGGAAAACCGAGCGCATGCCGATATGCCCGCCGACGAAGCCGCCGAGAACAGGACCGGCGACCTGGCCGACATATTGCGAGGAAATGGAAAGCCCGAGAATGGCGCCGGCCGCACTGTCCGGGACGTTGTGGCGGATCACGGCGGTAATGCAGGGCAGCAGCCCGCCGAGGGCTGCACCCATCAGGAACCGCAGCATGATCAGCTGCCAGGAGCTGGTAACGAGGGCCTGCGGGATCAGCAGCAGCCCGGCAACGGCAAGCGCGCCGGAGATGACAGGCCAGTGGCCGATCCTGTCGGCGAGCTTGCCGAGTCGGGAGGCCGAAAGAATGCTGCCAAGCGCGGCGGCCGACATGACGAGACCCGATATCATCGTCACCTGATCGGCCGCCGGCACGATCTGCGCGACATAGACGGTGATGATCGGCTCGATCGACATATTGGCGAACATCAAGAGCATGCCGGTCGCCAGCATCGCGATCACAGGTCGCTTGTCGGCAACGGATTTCCAGCCGCCGCTTGCCTTGGCCGCCTGTTTGCGGGCCGGAGATTTCTCTTCCTTGATCAGCAGGGTGGTGGCGAGAAAGGCGAGGAAGATCATCGCCCCGGCGGCGAGAAAGGTGCCGCGGATGCCGATGACCGCAGGCAGTACGCCGCCGACGAGCGGCCCGACGAGATTGCCGGCCATGATTCCGGAAGAGAGCACGCCGAGCGCCCAGGCCGAACGGTCCTTCGGCGTCTGCGTCGCCACCAGCACCATCGAGCCGGAGGAATAACCGCCGGCAAGCCCGACGAAGAGGCGCAGCGCTGCCAGCTGCCAGACATTGCCGGCCATGCCCATCAGCGAGATCGCCACCGTCATGCCGAGGCTGGCACGCACCAGCATCAGCTTGCGGCCATAGATATCGCCGAGCCGCCCCCAGAGCGGCGCGACGAGAGCGGCCGCCAGGAAGGTGGCGCCATAGGCAATGCCCGACCATTGCACGATCGCCGCATGATCGGTCACGCCGAGTTCTTCGACATAAAGTGGCAGGAAGGGAAGTAGCAGCGTCATCGCCACGATCGTGGTGAAGGAGCCGATCAGCGAGACGGCAAGGTTGCGCCTCCAGTAGATCGAGCCTGCTTGCGTGTCGGTCATTCTTGCCTCGGCATCGATCCTGCGGGCGCAGTTGCGCCGCAAGCTGGATCATCTCGGGTGAAAGTGGTAAAAGATAACCGATTGCATAATGCAATCGGATAATCGGAGGATTTTGCCATGAACGAGATGCGATCCAGGCAACAGACTGTCCGCGATCTCTACACCGCCTATCTCGCCGATCGCAAGGACCTTGTCGGCGCCATGCTGACAGAGGATTTCGCCTTCTCCAGTCCGCGCGACGACCACATCGACCGGGCGGCCTATTTCAAGCGCTGCTGGCCGAAGGAGCCGGTCTTCCGTACGATCGAGATCGAATTCCTGGCGGTCGACGGCGACGAGGCTGCTGTTCGCTACCGCGCCGAAAAACTGGACGGCGCCAGCTTCGCCAACATGGAGAGCCTGCGCTTCCGTGGCGACAGGATCACCTCCGTGGAGGTCTATTTCGGCCGGAATTTATGACCTCGACCCAGCGGCTTAGAAGATCCGCATTGCCGACGTCATGATGATGATCATCGACACCGCCACCATCAGCGCCCGCACCGGCAGCCGCTTGACGAGGAGGGCGCCGAAAGGGGCGGCGATGACGCCGCCGATGATCAGGCCGATCGCCGAATTGAGCTCCGACCAGCCGAGCGTGACGACGAAGGTCAGCGAAATCGTCAGCGTCACCGCAAATTCGGTAAAGTTGGTCGAGCCGATCACCCGTTTCAGATCATGGCCGCGGCTGACGAGCGTGCTGGTGACGACAGGCCCCCATCCGCCGCCGCCGATCGCATCGAGCAGGCCGCCGCAAAGCCCGACCGGCGGCACGATCCAATCGCGGACATCCCGTTTCGGCGGTGAGCGAAACGCCTTGTAGAGGATCAGCAGGCCGATCGCGATCAGATAGGCCGAGACGAAGGGCGCGATCGTCTTGCCGTCGATATTGGCAAGCAGATAAGCCCCGATCGCGCCGCCGATCATGCCGGCCGGTGCGAGCCGCGCCACCAGGCGCCAATCGACGTTGCGATGATAGGCATGCGAGAGGCCCGAAGCGGCGGTCGTAAACATTTCCGCCACATGCGTCATGGCGCTGGCATTGGCCGCCGGCACGCCGAAGGCGAGAAGGCTCGTCGTCGACAACACGCCAAAGGCCATGCCGAGTGCGCCGTCGACGATCTGCGCGCAAAAGCCCACGACGATGAAAAAGAAGAAATCCGATGTCATGCGGCCCCCTCACGAACGGTAGCATCAGAACAGGCGACGCGGGGAAAAACTTCCGGTCTCAGGCGGCCAGTTTCTCAGGAGGCCAGTTCTCTCACGAGGTAAGCCCGCGCTGCTTCAGCCGGACGATTTTGAAAAAGCCGTTCGGGAAGACCGGCAGGACCTCGGCAGCGGCAAAATCGCCGCGGCGCTCGGCCCAGGCGAGGATGCGGTGGAGGCGGAAGGCGGAGGACCAGCCGATGTGACGCATCAGGGGCGCCACCGCCGTCTCGATCGCGCCCTGCAGACCGGCGCCGTCGCCGAGCTTGCTGGCGAGGATGATCTCGCCGCCGGGCCTCAGCACCCGGGCGCATTCGTCCAGTGCCCGTTCGGGTTCGGGGATGAGCGTGATGACGAAGGGCAGGCTGACCGCATCGAAAGACCGGTCGGCAAAGATGAGCGCATGCGCATCCATCACCTCGAGCGCCTGCACATGCGCAAGATTCTCGCGTTTCGCCTTTTGGCGGGCCCGCGCGATCATGTGTTCGGAAATATCGATGCCGGTCACCCGGCAACCTCGCGGGTAATGCCCGAGCGTCAGCCCGGTGCCGACGCCGATCTCCAGTATATCGGGCCCGGCCGCGGCTGCGAGTGCGGCAAGCTTGCGGTGGCCATCGCGCAGGATGCCGCGATAGACGCGGTCATAGACCGGTGCCCAGCGCCGATAGATTTTCTGCTGATCTTCCGCGCTGTTGCCAAGCCCTGACATGCCGCCCCTCCCTGAAGCCCAGTCCTCAACTCCCGAGAGCAGGTTCCGGTTCCACTCGGAATGTGATGGAAGACACAAACTGCCGCGGCAGGCGGCCTGCATCAGCCTATTTTGCCGGCATGATCCCGAGCTTTTCGGCGTCCAGCTCGCTGCCGATCTCGACCGACTTCGTCTGCTTGTCATAGATGCAGATCTGGGCGACCAGTCCCTTGGCGCCCTTCGGTTTGCCGGTCAGCAAAGCGAGCCCGTAATGGGGCGTGCCGAAGGGATCGACAGCAGCATTCGGCGTCTCGATCGCGACAGCCGCCTTCTTGCACTTGGCCTCGACATCTGCCGCCAGCTCTTTCCAGGCCTCATCCGAGGAGGCGTGCGCCGTAACTGAAAGGAAAGGCAGCGCGGCGATGGCCAGAAGCGGGATTATATTCCTGTTCATATCGGATCTCCGTTGATCTCAATGGCGGCGAAGCGGTTTTCGCGGGCGGCATCCCCAGTGATTTGTCCGGGCAATTCGCAAGCGCAACTCCAGCCTGGAAAGTGAGGCAAATTTTCCTCCGGCGGCGCGTTTTTTGATATTTCGCCGGTTGCCTCTCCGTGCTTCCCCTCCTATGTTCCGCCTCACCTGCCGAGACGCAATCTATTGCCAAGAGGAGATCTGACATGGCTTTCGAATTGCCTGAACTTCCCTATGATTACGAAGCGCTTGCTCCCTTCATGTCGAAGGAAACGCTGGAGTTTCATCACGACAAGCACCATAAGGCCTATGTCGACAACGGCAACAAGCTCGCCGCTGAAGCCGGTCTCTCCGACCTCTCGCTCGAAGACGTCGTGAAGAAGTCCTTCGGCACCAATGCCGGCCTCTTCAATAACGCTGCCCAGCACTACAACCACATCCATTTCTGGAAGTGGATGAAGAAGGGCGGCGGCGGCAATAAGCTGCCGGGCAAGCTCGAAGCAGCCTTCGCTTCCGATCTCGGCGGCTACGACAAGTTCAAGGCCGATTTCGCCAATGCCGGCGCCACCCAGTTCGGCTCCGGCTGGGCCTGGGTTTCCGTCAAGAACGGCAAGCTCGAAATCTCCAAGACCCCGAACGGCGAGAACCCGCTGGTTCACGGCGCCACCCCGATCCTCGGCGTCGACGTCTGGGAGCACTCCTATTACATCGACTATCGCAACGCCCGCCCGAAATATCTCGAAGCCTTCGTCGACAGCCTGATCAACTGGGACTACGTCCTGGAACGCTACGAAGAAGCCACGAAGTAAGCGGTGCGAGGCTGCCGCCATCGGCGGCGGTCTCTCGGCTTGTTTGATTTTGCACCCGGCGTTCCCCCGAACGCCGGGTGTTTGTTTTCACATCCCGTCGTCATACCCCTGTTACCGACCGATCCTAGCCACGCCTCATGTCCATGTCCGCTCTTCCCCTCTTCCGCTTCGGCATCATTGCCGATCCGCAATATGCGGCCATTCCGCCGCATGCGGCGATGGACCGCTACTATGCCAACAGCCTCGCCAAACTCGCCGAGGCGATCGAGGTCTTCAACGGCTGGGAGTTGAGCTTCGTCATGACGCTCGGCGATGTCATCGACCGCAGCTTCAGGAGTTTCGACGATATCCTGCCGGTTTACGAGAAGCTCCGGCACGAGGCGCTCTTCCTGCTGGGCAATCACGATTTTTCCGTCGCCGCCGGGCATCTGACCGAAGTCGCCGTACGTCTCGGCATGCCGTCGCCCTATTACAGCTTTTCCCGCCACGGCTGGCGCTTCATCGTGCTCGACGGCAACGAGGTCAGCACCTTCGCGCCGCCCGAAGGCCATCCGCACCGCGTCCTTGCCGCGCAAATGCTGGCAGCGCTGGAGGCGAACGGCGCCAGGAATGCGCATCGGTGGAACGCTGCGCTGAGCGACGCGCAGTTCGCCTGGTTTGGCGATCAAATCGCAGGGGCGGCTGCGGCCGGCGAAAAGGTGATCGTCATGAATCACTATCCCGTGCATCCGCCGAGTGAGCACGGCATGTGGGACAGCGAGCGCATCGTCGCGCTGCTTGCCTCGCAGGGTAATGTCGTCGCCTATCTCAACGGCCACGATCACGTCGGCAATTACGGCAAGGCAGGCACCTGCCACTTCGTCAATTTCAAGGGCGTGGTCGACACCGAGGCTGAAAACGCCTTCGCCATCGTCGACGTCCACCCCGACCGAATCGAAATCCGCGGCTTCGGCCGCGAGGAGAGTCGGACGCTGGTTTATTAGGTGACGGTTCGCACGCCCGGTTCGTGCGGATGGCTGCCCCTCACCCTAGCCCTCATATGCGCTAGGTTTAGCTCTGGACATGATGAATCTGCTTATGATTCAAGCTTGGGATGAAGATTCGTCCTGAGATTTTGGATCATTGGCCGGAAGTGAGCGCGCGGCTTCCGGCTGGTTTTGACTTGGAAGCAACGGCGCGGTTGCGCGGTGCCTTCACGCGGGTGCGGGAAATCAAGAACGCCGAGACGCTGTTGCGGCTGGCGCTTGCCTATGGCGGCCTTGGCATGTCGTTGCGCGAGACCTGTGCATGGGCCGAGGCGAGCGGGATCGCGCGGCTGTCCGACCCGTCGCTGCTTGAGCGGCTGTGCAAAGCAGCCCCTTGGCTTGGCGACATCGTGGCCGCGCTGATTGCCGAACAGACCAAAGTGCCGGCGGGGCGTTGGGCGGGATATCGCTTGCGTGCGCTCGACGGAACGTCGATCTGTCACCCAGGTGCCGACCGCACGTCATGGCGGCTGCATGTCGGCTACGACCTGGCAACGGCTCAGGTCGATCAGCTTGAGTTGACCGACATTCACGGTGCCGAAAACCTCCAGCGCCTGACCTACGCACCCGGTGATATCGTGCTGGCCGATCGCTACTATGCAAGGCCGCGCGACCTGCGGCCCGTGATCGATGCCGGTGCAGACTTCATCGTGCGGACCGGCTGGAACTCGTTGCGGCTGCTGCATACGAACGGCGAGCCCTTTGATCTGTTTGCCGCGCTCGCCGCTCAGCAGGAGCAGGAAAGTGAACTGACGGTCCGTATCCACGAAGGCGTGAGGGTGACGGCGCCACTGCTTCTGCGCCTCGTTGTCCGGCGCAAGGATCCGCAACAGGTGGAAGCCGAGCAGCAGCGCCTGCTCAAGGCCGCCAGCAAGCGCGGCAAACAACCCGATCCGCGCAGTCTGGAGGCGGCGAAATACATTCTGCTGCTGACCTCGCTGCCGATCACCACCTTTCCGCCAGCCGATATTCTCACCCTCTATCGTTTCCGCTGGCAGATCGAGTTGGCGTTCAAACGGTTCAAGAGCTTGGCCGGCCTCGACAATCTGCCGGCCAAGAAACCGGAACTGGCGCGGGCATGGATCTGCGCCAGACTGATCGTTGCCATCATCGCTGAACAGATTGCCGGGCAGGTCCCGGACTCTTCCCCCTCTGGACACGCCAATCCCAAAGGCAAGCCCGTCGCGCTGGCGTCTCATGAAGATGGCCCTGAGTACCGTCTACGACGCCATCCGCGGACCACTGCTGTGGCAGGCTGTCTGTAATGTCTTCACCCGAAGTCGGCGTAACTTTTGTGAGTCGTCACGCCGACGCCGAAAACAATGCGACGATCTAAATGCCCGCCTAACCTAGCGCATATGACCCTAGCCCTCTCCCCGTAAACGGGGCGAGGGGACATGCCCTGCGAGAGGTCTGTGGGGGAACGGAGAGCTCACGGCTATCCCCCTTCGCCCCGCGTGCGGGGATAAGGTGCCGGCAGGCGGATGAGGGGCAGGCGGCGTTCTCAGGCCTCACATTTTCACCCCACCACAGCCTTCTCCGTCCACCCGCTCGTCCAGAGCTCCCGCAGCCTGTCGCCATCACCCTTGAAGAAATCCTCGGTTGCCGTGCAGCGCTCCACCCGGTCGCTGCGGAAATTGCGAATCGCCTGGCGCAACTCGCACCAGGCGACGATATTGGCGGTCTGCGAATAGTAGATCAGCGCGATCGGCTGGATCGTCCGCTCGCTCGCGCGGCCGAGCTCGTCGCGGTAGGCGAGCATCAGCTTGCATTCGTCGCGGATCGCCCGGCGCACGATTGCAAGGTCGAAGCCGGCCGGCTGCGCGGTCGAGCCCCAGGCATAAAGCGCCTTGCTGTCCATCGCCTGGCGCAGCGGCGGCGGCACGGCGACTGCGATCTTCTGGTTGACCCGGCGGGCGGCCTGCTTCAGCTCTTCGTCGGCGGTGCGTTCGAGCAGCGCCAGCGACAGCACGATCGCCTCCATCTCCTCGATCGAAAACATCAGCGGCGGGAGGTCGAATCCCGGCCGCATGATGTAGCCGATGCCGCGCCCGCCCTCGATCGGTACGCGCATCGCCTGCAGCGCGGCGATATCGCGATAGATCGAGCGCACCGTCACTTCGAGCGTCTCGGCCATCGCAGCCGCCGTCATCGGTTTTCTGGCGAGCCGCAGGATCTGAATGATCTCGAAAAGCCGCGAGGCCTTGCGCATTTTGCCTCTCCCATCCCTCACGCTCCTGACAATACACTGTCAGTTGGGTTTGCGTATAGAGCCGCCTATCGGATTGAAATCTATCAGGGTCTTTC contains:
- the nadE gene encoding ammonia-dependent NAD(+) synthetase, which gives rise to MTVLSDEQGEIIRELGVAADIDPEREIERRTEFLKDYLVASGMRGYVLGISGGVDSLTAALIAQKAVRELRASGHAAEFIAVRLPYGIQADEADAARALETIGADRTMVVNIKAAADAMLAATRNGGLAFADAGRQDFILGNIKARQRMIAQFALAGALGGLVIGTDHAAEAVMGFFTKFGDGAADILPLAGLNKRRVRLLAKRLGAPDELVFKVPTADLEDQRPLRPDEEAYGVSYDEIDDFLEGKPVGEIARRRILAAYRATAHKRALPVAVNAL
- the gstA gene encoding glutathione transferase GstA, with translation MKLYMNAAACSLSPHIVCRELGLDIELVEVDRETQRTSDGKDYLAINGNGYVPALMLDDGKVLTEGPAIAQFLADSVPQGAAMLPEVGNLRRNEVQSYLNFISAELHKPMVLLFEPAYASVHAQIRAQVAKRLSWLSGRFAGPYLTGEAFTVADAYLFVCLNWSPWTQINLKQWPALHGFMARVAARPKVREALRAEDLQAFDVDGVYFAPNAYLASSDWTGSPVQP
- a CDS encoding TetR/AcrR family transcriptional regulator encodes the protein MKDEKKRGRPRTFDAKAALGKARDVFWDRGFAAASLDNLSAATNLNRPSLYGAFGDKEDLYLDTLEGYRQDGMDALAQALDPSLPLRDNLARVYESALAVYLHGETAARGCLLIGTATVEAVERERVREVLGRSLSDFDGEIEKRMHLAVERGELAEGADPQMLARLASAVMHSLAVRARAGDSREVLEAIARSGVELICGNRHV
- a CDS encoding MFS transporter, producing MTDTQAGSIYWRRNLAVSLIGSFTTIVAMTLLLPFLPLYVEELGVTDHAAIVQWSGIAYGATFLAAALVAPLWGRLGDIYGRKLMLVRASLGMTVAISLMGMAGNVWQLAALRLFVGLAGGYSSGSMVLVATQTPKDRSAWALGVLSSGIMAGNLVGPLVGGVLPAVIGIRGTFLAAGAMIFLAFLATTLLIKEEKSPARKQAAKASGGWKSVADKRPVIAMLATGMLLMFANMSIEPIITVYVAQIVPAADQVTMISGLVMSAAALGSILSASRLGKLADRIGHWPVISGALAVAGLLLIPQALVTSSWQLIMLRFLMGAALGGLLPCITAVIRHNVPDSAAGAILGLSISSQYVGQVAGPVLGGFVGGHIGMRSVFLGTSLLLLAGAAYAWIVRPRDAKASNMPVPADQLDA
- a CDS encoding nuclear transport factor 2 family protein — protein: MNEMRSRQQTVRDLYTAYLADRKDLVGAMLTEDFAFSSPRDDHIDRAAYFKRCWPKEPVFRTIEIEFLAVDGDEAAVRYRAEKLDGASFANMESLRFRGDRITSVEVYFGRNL
- a CDS encoding sulfite exporter TauE/SafE family protein, with the translated sequence MTSDFFFFIVVGFCAQIVDGALGMAFGVLSTTSLLAFGVPAANASAMTHVAEMFTTAASGLSHAYHRNVDWRLVARLAPAGMIGGAIGAYLLANIDGKTIAPFVSAYLIAIGLLILYKAFRSPPKRDVRDWIVPPVGLCGGLLDAIGGGGWGPVVTSTLVSRGHDLKRVIGSTNFTEFAVTLTISLTFVVTLGWSELNSAIGLIIGGVIAAPFGALLVKRLPVRALMVAVSMIIIMTSAMRIF
- a CDS encoding class I SAM-dependent methyltransferase; this translates as MSGLGNSAEDQQKIYRRWAPVYDRVYRGILRDGHRKLAALAAAAGPDILEIGVGTGLTLGHYPRGCRVTGIDISEHMIARARQKAKRENLAHVQALEVMDAHALIFADRSFDAVSLPFVITLIPEPERALDECARVLRPGGEIILASKLGDGAGLQGAIETAVAPLMRHIGWSSAFRLHRILAWAERRGDFAAAEVLPVFPNGFFKIVRLKQRGLTS
- a CDS encoding superoxide dismutase gives rise to the protein MAFELPELPYDYEALAPFMSKETLEFHHDKHHKAYVDNGNKLAAEAGLSDLSLEDVVKKSFGTNAGLFNNAAQHYNHIHFWKWMKKGGGGNKLPGKLEAAFASDLGGYDKFKADFANAGATQFGSGWAWVSVKNGKLEISKTPNGENPLVHGATPILGVDVWEHSYYIDYRNARPKYLEAFVDSLINWDYVLERYEEATK
- a CDS encoding metallophosphoesterase; its protein translation is MSMSALPLFRFGIIADPQYAAIPPHAAMDRYYANSLAKLAEAIEVFNGWELSFVMTLGDVIDRSFRSFDDILPVYEKLRHEALFLLGNHDFSVAAGHLTEVAVRLGMPSPYYSFSRHGWRFIVLDGNEVSTFAPPEGHPHRVLAAQMLAALEANGARNAHRWNAALSDAQFAWFGDQIAGAAAAGEKVIVMNHYPVHPPSEHGMWDSERIVALLASQGNVVAYLNGHDHVGNYGKAGTCHFVNFKGVVDTEAENAFAIVDVHPDRIEIRGFGREESRTLVY
- a CDS encoding IS4 family transposase, which encodes MKIRPEILDHWPEVSARLPAGFDLEATARLRGAFTRVREIKNAETLLRLALAYGGLGMSLRETCAWAEASGIARLSDPSLLERLCKAAPWLGDIVAALIAEQTKVPAGRWAGYRLRALDGTSICHPGADRTSWRLHVGYDLATAQVDQLELTDIHGAENLQRLTYAPGDIVLADRYYARPRDLRPVIDAGADFIVRTGWNSLRLLHTNGEPFDLFAALAAQQEQESELTVRIHEGVRVTAPLLLRLVVRRKDPQQVEAEQQRLLKAASKRGKQPDPRSLEAAKYILLLTSLPITTFPPADILTLYRFRWQIELAFKRFKSLAGLDNLPAKKPELARAWICARLIVAIIAEQIAGQVPDSSPSGHANPKGKPVALASHEDGPEYRLRRHPRTTAVAGCL
- a CDS encoding YafY family protein, whose protein sequence is MRKASRLFEIIQILRLARKPMTAAAMAETLEVTVRSIYRDIAALQAMRVPIEGGRGIGYIMRPGFDLPPLMFSIEEMEAIVLSLALLERTADEELKQAARRVNQKIAVAVPPPLRQAMDSKALYAWGSTAQPAGFDLAIVRRAIRDECKLMLAYRDELGRASERTIQPIALIYYSQTANIVAWCELRQAIRNFRSDRVERCTATEDFFKGDGDRLRELWTSGWTEKAVVG